In one window of Brassica oleracea var. oleracea cultivar TO1000 unplaced genomic scaffold, BOL UnpScaffold06639, whole genome shotgun sequence DNA:
- the LOC106322102 gene encoding protein AIG2-like isoform X1 → MIEGDEYERKTVEVVLTDTLEKMEVEAFIWANKDDPDMYGEWDFEEWKRLHMEKFIEASKKFIEWKKNPNGKTREEFAKFVNEDPPVA, encoded by the exons ATGATTGAAGGAGATGAATACGAGAGAAAAACTGTTGAGGTTGTATTGACC GATACCTTGGAGAAAATGGAAGTGGAAGCCTTTATATGGGCCAACAAGGATGATCCTGATATGTATGGAGAATGGGATTTTGAG gAGTGGAAGCGGCTTCACATGGAGAAGTTCATAGAGGCATCGAAGAAGTTCATCGAATGGAAGAAGAATCCAAATGGCAAAACAAGGGAAGAGTTTGCCAAATTTGTAAACGAAGATCCTCCCGTGGCTTGA
- the LOC106322102 gene encoding protein AIG2-like isoform X2: MIEGDEYERKTVEDTLEKMEVEAFIWANKDDPDMYGEWDFEEWKRLHMEKFIEASKKFIEWKKNPNGKTREEFAKFVNEDPPVA, from the exons ATGATTGAAGGAGATGAATACGAGAGAAAAACTGTTGAG GATACCTTGGAGAAAATGGAAGTGGAAGCCTTTATATGGGCCAACAAGGATGATCCTGATATGTATGGAGAATGGGATTTTGAG gAGTGGAAGCGGCTTCACATGGAGAAGTTCATAGAGGCATCGAAGAAGTTCATCGAATGGAAGAAGAATCCAAATGGCAAAACAAGGGAAGAGTTTGCCAAATTTGTAAACGAAGATCCTCCCGTGGCTTGA